The Candidatus Epulonipiscium sp. DNA segment AACAAATAGGAGTAGCTTGTCACACGGGTAAGCCTTCTTGTTTTTATCAACATCTTTGTGATAATGAATTAAAAGAAAAAGGAGAGAACATGATGGATAAATTTGAGATATTGCAGCAAGTATATGATATCATAGCTGATAGAAGAGATAATCCTAAGGAAGGTTCATATACAAATTACCTTTTTGATAAGGGCATAGATAAGATGTTAAAGAAGGTAGGGGAGGAGTCATCAGAGGTAATCATAGCCTCCAAAAACAATGATAAGGGAGAAATCACTTATGAAATGTCAGATCTTCTATATCATATGATGGTTGTTATGGTCCAAACAGGGGTGCAGTGGGAAGACCTTTGTAACGAGTTAAAAAAGAGAAGATAAAGATAGGAACGATGCCCTATCTTTTGTGAAAATTTGGGAAGTGAATAAATATAAATATTTATAATAATTATGGTATAGAATAACCATATGGGAAAAAGATTTATTATTTATGGATTAGCTGGGTGGTGCATGGAAATTATATGGACGGGGCTGGGTTCCTTTTTGAATGGGAATGTAACCCTTGAAGCAGGCACATATATTTGGATGTTTCCGATTTATGGACTGGCTATTTTGCTAGAGCCGATTCATAATAAAATCAGAAAATGGCCGGTTATCATACGGGGAGGTGTATACACCGCTTTAATTTTTTTTATAGAATATTTAACCGGTTGGGCATTGCAAAGACTTATAGGAGCGTGCCCTTGGGACTATAGTGGGACTTCATTTTCGGTTAATGGTTTTATTCGTCTAGACTATGCCCCTGCTTGGTTTGTTGCAAGTTTAGTATTTGAAAAACTGCATGATGGACTAATGAATATAAAGTTTTCAAAATATAGAATTTGATTTTTAAGGAGTATCTAACGATGCTCTTTTTTTATTCATAAAAATAGATGCAAATGAACATAATAAAATATAGGAAAAATTATCTTGCAAAGGAAGGATATCAATGAAACCCAAAGTTATTATTGGACTCCCTGCATACAACGAGGAAAATGGCTTACCAGAAGTACTTAATAAAATTAACATATTAAAAAATTCTATTGATAACTTTCTAGAGGTAATTGTAGTGGATGATGGGAGCACTGATAAAACTAAGGAAATACTAGAAGAATACGAGCAAAGGCTAAATTATATCAGACCTATTTACCATGAATTAAATAAGGGACTTGGGGCTGCTATTAACACCTTATTTAGCGTGGTGATAAGAGAGGCTAGGGATTGTGATTTCCTCGTTACGATGGATGCGGACAATACCCATAATCCTAATCATATTATCGATATGGTTAAAAAAATGGACAAAGAGGACTTAGACCTTATCATAGCTTCGAGGTTTACAGAAGGGGGAAGGGAAGTAGGGGTACCGATTATAAGAAAGCTTTATAGTAGGGGGGCAAAATATTTTTTCAAATCCTTCTTTAATATCAAAAACGTAAATGATTATTCCTCAGGTTTTAGAATATATAAGGTGGGTTACCTTCGTAAATCCATGAATTTGTATAATGGTAATTTGGTAACTACTAATGGTTTTGATTGTATGGCAGAAATTTTAGCACGGTTTAGTAAGATAGGTATAAGAGCCGATGAACATCCCCTAATCTTAGAGTACAACTTAAAGGATAGTAAAAGTAAAATGGATGTCATGGGAACTATCACAGGATATTTCGATTTACTTAGAAGGGTGAGAAAACCAGAACTTAATAAAATAATCCAAAGAGAGTAGGAGAATATGAAAAATCTATCAGTTATCTTAACATCGGTCATATTAGGGGCCATAGGCCAGGTTATATTAAAGGTAGGAGCAAATAAACTAGGAGAATTTTCCCTATCTTTAAACACCTTATACAAAGATTTAATAAGCATTATAAAAACTCCTGAAATTGTACTGGGAGTAGTGTTTTTTTTCATGAGTTTCCTCCTATGGATTAAAGTATTAACAAAAAATGAACTAAGCTATAGTTACCCTATGGTGAGTTTAAATTATATAATAATCATGATTATATCATTTTTCATTTTTCATGAGGAAATATCTATTAAAAAAATCATTGGTACAATACTAATTGTTTTGGGGGTTTGGGTTGTTTATGTCTAAAACCAGAGAAAATGCAATCATTATCACGGTACTTGTTATCATTTTAATCTTAAGAATTCCTTATATCACCCAATCACCTTACGAACAAGGAGAAAGATGGAGACAATCTGATACAGAATCCATAGCAAGGAATTTTGTAGAGTATAGGTTTAATATCTTTTATCCACAGTTTAATTACGATGGTCCTATGCCAAATTATGTGCAGCTGGAATTTCAAATAACAACATATATTATTGCAGTTTTATATAAAATATTTGGTTATAAATACATAATAGCTAGAACTATACCCCTTTTGTTTTTCATGGGTTCATCTATATTTCTATATTTGATAGCTGGAAAATTTTATCCTTTTGGGCAGTCAATAATTGTTCTTTTTCTTTATGGACTATTCCCTATTACGATATTTTTTTCACGGGCTATTATGCCGGAGTCTTCGGCATTATTTTTTTATTTGGGGGCATTTTATTTTTTCTTAAGATGGATTGAGAAAGAAACAAAAAAAGATATAATTACTTCTGCCATGTTTACGGCTCTAGCCATATCTCAAAAGATACCTACTATCTTTATTGGAATTGCAATGCTCATAATAGCTTTTAAAAAATATAAAATGCAGATATTTAAAATAGGAGAACTTTATATTTTTACGTTAATTTCGTTATTTTTGCCTTTTACTTATTTTCAATGGATGAAATATATTTCTGAATTTAAATTCGTAAATGACATTGCAAATAAACATATATTCACAAGGCTTTTTTATGATTTCTTGACTAAAGAATCCATAGAATTTTTTAAGATCAATCTTCCCCAGGGATATACCATACAGGTTCTAGTTTTGTTCTTGATAGGATTAATCATGATAGATGTTAGAAAGGAAATGCCTGTACTGGCTTGGATATTTGCCATGATATTAGAAGTAATTATGATTGTCGCAGTAATCAGGCTTTATTATTATCTGATTTTTATTAGTCCTCTTATTGCCCTTATAGCTTCTAAGCCACTATATATTATTTGGGAAAATAAGTACGGAGGGGTGTTTATTTCTTTAATAATAATGTGGATAGGGTACACTGCATTTAGAGGATTACTGCCTTTTTATATAGAAAAAACAGAGTTAATCAAACAGGCCGGCATGGTTAAAAAATACACAGATAAAGAAGATTTAATCGTAGTGGGAACCCCTGATCCTGCCTTGATTAATGCTTGTGAAAGGAGGGGATGGAGGGCGAATATAGATTATTATAGTTATATTCCAAAAGACCCCATTAGGGAAATAGAGTATTATATAGAAAGTGGAGCTAAATATTTTGTCCCCATGAAGGGGTGGATTCATAATGATAAGGGAGAATATAAAAGTTTTTTAGATAGCAATTTTGAAAAGATAATAGGTGAAGATGGATATTATATTTACAAATTACGATAAAAGATTCTTATTCTATGTAGCAAAAGTGATTCATGGGCTTTTTGGTATGGATTTTAATTATAAATATATAGGTTGCTTGTATACATAAAAGTGGATACAATAGGGATATCAATAATAGGAAGTGGTCTAATATGTTCAAGACTCTTTTTAGCAAACTTTTTACTGTATACATGGGAATTATTCTGGGGAGTTTTATTCTTTTGGCAGCAATTTTATCCCAGGCATTTGAATCATATTTTATTTATCAAAAGAAAGGTATAATGTTAGAACAGGGAGAAAATATTACAAAACAATATGCAAAGG contains these protein-coding regions:
- a CDS encoding bifunctional phosphoribosyl-AMP cyclohydrolase/phosphoribosyl-ATP diphosphatase HisIE, with translation MDFIKDLKFDDRGLIPAIAQDAATKEVLMMAYMNKESLKKTIETGRVHYYSRSRQSLWLKGETSGNFQMVKNIYFDCDLDTILVQIEQIGVACHTGKPSCFYQHLCDNELKEKGENMMDKFEILQQVYDIIADRRDNPKEGSYTNYLFDKGIDKMLKKVGEESSEVIIASKNNDKGEITYEMSDLLYHMMVVMVQTGVQWEDLCNELKKRR
- a CDS encoding glycosyltransferase family 2 protein yields the protein MKPKVIIGLPAYNEENGLPEVLNKINILKNSIDNFLEVIVVDDGSTDKTKEILEEYEQRLNYIRPIYHELNKGLGAAINTLFSVVIREARDCDFLVTMDADNTHNPNHIIDMVKKMDKEDLDLIIASRFTEGGREVGVPIIRKLYSRGAKYFFKSFFNIKNVNDYSSGFRIYKVGYLRKSMNLYNGNLVTTNGFDCMAEILARFSKIGIRADEHPLILEYNLKDSKSKMDVMGTITGYFDLLRRVRKPELNKIIQRE
- a CDS encoding EamA family transporter, with protein sequence MKNLSVILTSVILGAIGQVILKVGANKLGEFSLSLNTLYKDLISIIKTPEIVLGVVFFFMSFLLWIKVLTKNELSYSYPMVSLNYIIIMIISFFIFHEEISIKKIIGTILIVLGVWVVYV
- a CDS encoding dolichyl-phosphate-mannose--protein mannosyltransferase; its protein translation is MSKTRENAIIITVLVIILILRIPYITQSPYEQGERWRQSDTESIARNFVEYRFNIFYPQFNYDGPMPNYVQLEFQITTYIIAVLYKIFGYKYIIARTIPLLFFMGSSIFLYLIAGKFYPFGQSIIVLFLYGLFPITIFFSRAIMPESSALFFYLGAFYFFLRWIEKETKKDIITSAMFTALAISQKIPTIFIGIAMLIIAFKKYKMQIFKIGELYIFTLISLFLPFTYFQWMKYISEFKFVNDIANKHIFTRLFYDFLTKESIEFFKINLPQGYTIQVLVLFLIGLIMIDVRKEMPVLAWIFAMILEVIMIVAVIRLYYYLIFISPLIALIASKPLYIIWENKYGGVFISLIIMWIGYTAFRGLLPFYIEKTELIKQAGMVKKYTDKEDLIVVGTPDPALINACERRGWRANIDYYSYIPKDPIREIEYYIESGAKYFVPMKGWIHNDKGEYKSFLDSNFEKIIGEDGYYIYKLR